The DNA sequence AGCTCCGACCTGATTGAACAAACATCAAGACAGCAGGGCTCAAGATTTGCAAAGtatttcaaaaaacaaacattcactGTCTGAAAAGGTCTCACCTCTGCCTCTTCCTCTGAAAGCTTCTCTTTCTCCCCCAGGACTTTTCCAGCTGTCCGTTTCTAAAGGAGATCAAGAAAAATTAACAACAGTGACTATGAAACAAATTGTTGCTGTACCAAAAACATTACTGTTCCCGTTCTCACAACAGCAGCTTGTTGAGAAGGTTCCAACTATTGGCACCATTATTCAAAAGTGGCAAGGTGTTACCAAGCAGAGTGAAGATGATTGTGGGGGAAATGTGTAAGAAGAGCAGCCCTTAAAAGTGCACAGGACCTCAACCACTATCAAATTAGTCAAGCTGCACTTTCCTCAAAGTCCCTCTGCTTCTGATGGCACATTTCTGCAGCCACGTTAAGTTGGCAAGTGAACATGTGTGATCAGAGTAAACCAAAATGGAACGAATGATTGCAGAGAAAACAATAGCGTCCTTGCAGCGTTCTCTGCTCAGGCCTGAAATTTTATGAATCAGCTCGAGCTCAATAAATTCCAGTTGAACGCGTTCAGTTGAACAGTTGAACGCGCCAGAACAAGTAGAACAAAACAATGCAGCAGTACCGGAAGAAAAGGAGCTCGCAAATCCTCTTCCtctccctcttcctcttcttccaccACGACCTATAAAGTAAATAACGTCAATGTAGCAAGTCTCAAAATTATCGGGACTGCAGGTCAAACATTGGACTTTGCACTTCAAGAAAAGAGCACATTTTTAAGTTTGTCGGATAACACTGGTCAACAAACTGTTAAATCTGAGATGCaaaaaaatcctttttgaaTGACTCCAAATCTGCCctcgttttttcttctctcacaTGAAGTTCTCATAATACAAAAAGTAACATACGTCATGTAGTAATATTTAAGAATTAAGAGATGTAAGATGCGCAAGAGATGTCCTCCTGGAGGATCTATTGCATCGCCCTAACAGCGCACAGGTCAAGAACCTCTAGCCAGCCTATGCGTTGCAGTAGGGATCTAAATAGAAATCTCGAGGACTCATCATGAAAACACCGTCTCCAATGTGAATTCAAAGCATGCATGGAAGCTGAGCAGTGAGAACCAGCaacataaaaataacaaaatttataatgtcattttttttgacaCTACCAAGTTTACATACTGCAATCCTGGGAGGTGCTGCTCTCAAATTCCTGCAAACAAATTCAGTAAAGACAAATGAAGTTTCAATAGGGACGTGAGAACAAAGATAGGACTTAATCTTGCAGCTGGTTGAGACCGGCAAGCTCACCTGTTCATTGAAAGAATCCATTTTGAgtcacctgaaacaaaaaatacaacttaCATGACAAAATGTTGTAAAACCTACCTCCCGAGATATCTTGGAAAACgtggcaaaatggctgacaGACCCCCAAGTAATTGCACATGCCTCGTGAGCTTCAAAGTTAACAGAGGAAATTTGCCGATAGAACTAAACTTAACTTACGTAAGTGCATTTAGGCAGCTTCAGCTAAGACGCAATTTTAGAAAGTTTGCTCTGCAAAAACTCGGCCTCCACTCACAGCGGTCGTTTACGAAAACATTAGGCCCTGCAAATTAAGACGCCTGCAGCGGTCTTCTTTAACGTCAATATTCACCAAAAACCAAAAGAGCAACCATGGTATGGGAAATTTTGCAAGGACGCGTAAGTTTatttatcttaaaaaaaaaaaaaaagcccaagcaACCTTGTTCGTTTGCCCTTGACGACACCGCCTAACGCAATAACAATTACTCGACAAAACTCAATTGCCAACAAGCATTTGTTTTCACGGAAGTAAAAAAACAAGGTAATATAGGAATAAATATGCATACTGTACGGTCAAATATTTGTCCAAGAAGGTTGTAGTTTACTCAAGAGTCTTTTCGCGTTACTGCGTCACGAGATGCGTCTGCTCAACAGTGCACAATTAGCGCGCGGCAGAAAACTTAAGCGAAGCAAGCGCGGGTTGCCAGATCTGCGACCTTCCCGCCTATATGTTTCTTACTTGACTACGTATACCCAAATGTATATTTGACTAACTACGGGGTGATTCGCGTTTTTAAAACCGATCTGTTTTACCCATTTATTCTAGCGCGCGGTTTAACAATGTTCAcgtatttatttcaaaatagtGGCACGGGAAATCAGAAATCATTTtgcagaggtctcatttaattCAATCATGAACATTCATAATTTTGATTTTACTGCCacagacataaaaaaaactgtgaccACAATACAGGTATTAGTGGTCACTCATATTCCAATATTGCATATTACTTATGTTTGTAGCCACCAGTAAAGTATAGAAggtgcacacaaatacacattaTTATCCTCTCTGCAAAGTTGGGTGATCAAATCGAGCGCACCTAGTGTAGAAtgaattatttattatgttgtttgtttattatttattcatcgctcatatttattcattgtttgtgccttcttgtttttactttttgtgttgtttacttgcatGTACATTGTgtgctatgtcttgtcaccgtgggatagtgggaaacgtaatttcgatctctttgtatgtcttggcatgtgaagaaattgacaataaagcagactttgactttgacttttgaaatgTAGATGTCatctatgtattttgtattttttgtaacCCAGGAAGGGTACTGACCTCCTCATTCCTTCAGTACTATTGTGGCAGAAGGGAGCAACGCGTCTTCATTCCATGACTGTCTGCCAACAACTGTGGCTTCGACTAGCTCGAGTCAATTAATCAAAGATATAAAGAGAAGATGATGTCACAAAGGACAAACATAAATATCACCCCACCCCGAAGTGTAGGCCTGCTGGGTGAGGCCTGGTACTGGGTTCGCCACACTATAGTTATCGCGATAGGGGGCGATAGTGCGCTTTGGTTGGTTGCAATTTGCCACCAGTcaaaacaagaagaagaaaattcgAATAAGAACTCTACGTTATAGTGCCATGATTGCAGAGTAACCACATTAAAGGAGCAGCACAAGTTGTTGGCTTCATATTGATGAAGTTTCTCAGCAATGAAAGGAAGTGTGAAACGAAAGGTCGGACTACGTTTACAAATTCGGTTACTTTCGCTGCACTTTTACCTTACTTCTCTATCCTGTGGTGGGTCTCACGTCTTTTTTACTTGGTTAAATCTATTCTTGGAGCAAACGCTCTCTGCCATTGCTATTGGTGACGATGTTCCTTCCAATTCATTTAACTGCGGACTTTTTAACATGTAATATAAGGAAGATACGCATCGAGACGGTTGGGTGGTTTGGCTGATGCCTGCGATACGTCATCGTGTCTGCCATCTTGGATGTGGCAGATATGTCCGAAGGATCTGAACATCAAAGAGTGATAAAGTACCAAGTATACCAAGTGAATGATTCTCTTTCAACCCATTCAATATACAGCAATTATATTAatgataatattaataatatttcTTGTTCGTTTTAACGTCTGGCCCCACTAAATACTATCAATTgaactaaaataaaaacatggaatGTATAGAAGCACCATTTTAGGCAGTATGATGTTAAGGATCTAAGTCAGAAATGGTCAACTCCAGTCCACTCCTGTTCTAAGAACTTGCAAAGTGTTTcaagaaaatccttgaaaagtgTCTCTCAAAttttatgtgcttttttttctatCATTAATATATTGGTCCAAACAAATCTACAGTCAGTGCAGTGATTGAAATGTCAGTCTGGTCTGATGAGAAGTGGGATACGTCTCACCTAGCTGGGATAGATGCAAGTTTGCAGCGTATGTGCAATGAAGATCAGTGAATGAATTGAACCACCAGGCTTGTGTTTGACAGGTAGCAACTTCTGGAAGGGTAACAGGTGGCGGAGCCAAGGTACAGCAGGCCAGAAAACGGCAAGTTCATTCATTTTGTTATTGCACCTTTTACACTGTTCTTCCACAGACAGCATGCTCCTAATTCAGAAATGCATTGtaattttttctattttatgaACAGAGCCACATTTCCAGGACCAGAGGGACCAACATACTCTTTGTATTCCACAGAACCTCATGACCAggtaaaaaaaagtacataaaaGTATTTCTATGTTGTTACTTCACACCACTTGTCTTGAAGAGGTTTTTGAGGGATTGGTGATGATTGCCGAGAGTTTCAGTCCTTTAGGAGAGAGGGATTGATTTTGgtagaatttttttaatttttttattcatagtAGAATTGTTAATAAGCTCTTTAAAAGACCCATTGACAATTATCCACCCAGCATACCACTTTGAGTACTGTACatcaattattattaattcTTTTGAAAACATCCCACACCTTTGTTCAGATTGCCAGTCTGCACTCAGGGCTGGATCGCTGTGCTGTTTTGCTTTCTGGCATGCTCCAGGTGGACAAGGAAGGTCAGAGGGATTTCCTGTTTTCAAATTCACAAATGAAGAGCTTGTACTGTAGAAATGATGTGTGCTACGGTGTGACCgtgtctgttttgttttgtgatttTGCCCAGAGCCCTCGACAAAACCCAGCAAAGCAGTAAACGGTGGTGCTGCCAAACCAAAACCATCCGCAGGACTGGGTAAAAAGAGTGGCAAGAAATTTCCTCCAACGACAGGTGGTTCCCAAAAAGGTGCTCAGTTTTGGTTACTCATATTTAGTTTTGTTAGAGGTGTTTTACGTAGATAGACATGTAAtgagtaaaatgaaaaaaacgtAAACTGTAAGAGGGGAGTTCATAGTTTTAAAACTGCTAGTAAGAATTGAACGTCTATCCCAAATATGCAAACTGCTTACCATCACTGCTGAAAACACAGACCAATGGATTAGACAACATTGCAGAacattgctttttaattttccaTTGTATTTTTTCAACTCAAAAACTAACTGGCACTGGTTTTGCAGCATCAACCTTTGATAGATTCTCATTCATAGTTTGAATGAAGAGAAAGTACTTTTTCACACATTTGCTTTATTCCACCTTCAGAACACCGTTCTAAACAGGTCCCAAAAGCAAAATATCCTCCAGGTACACAAGTGGGAGCGAAGAAGGCGCACCCTCCCGCCCGACAGTCTCACTTGCTTCCATCACCGAAGGAGTCTCATCCACCTCGACGGTCTGCCCCTAACCAGCCCTTGAACTCCGTCCTCCTGTCTGTGACCCAGTCTGAGTCTGCGCCGCACTCCACCCCCCCTTCAAGCCAACGACCTCACACTCAGACTACCCACCAGCCAGGTGGCGGTGACCACAGGGCCTCCTTTAATGGCAAGGATATTGATTCTGTGCCTGTGAAGGACACAGACATCCAAAGTGAGACACACCAGAGTGTACACAACTCTGACAAAAAAATTGATGCTGGTCAGCCTTATGACACCCATGCACGTAGTGAGGAGGAGGACATTGGTCCGGGAAAACTAAGGACTGTTCAGTATCTTCTGGGAGAGCTCAAGACATTGATAGCTGGAAAAGGTATGTTTTTCCTGTcttgacttctaagaaaaggactgAAGGAAGACTTTCAAACTAGTAAGGGGCTAGCTGGAGCATGGTGGTCTGCTAAATATTTAGCAAAAAAttgaaaaggtttttttttttttttttttttttaaatccactagTGGACATTAAAATACAGTATTTGCATAGTGCATCACATCACGCATGTTTCTGTCCCCATTCACTGGCACTTTGGTTGTGCAGGCAGTATTGCAGAGAAGCTGCTCAGTCATCTGGAGTTGACAGTGTCCTCACCGCAGTTGAACTCCAAAGGTTCGGACCCTGAGAAATCTGCAGACCTCCAGGCCCTGCACAACCTGAACGCTCAACTTCACAAGTAGGGCACAATGTTAGAAGTGGTTCCGGCCACTATGTTTACGTTCATGTCGTTATTCCAGACGAGTGGAGTTTCTGAACAAAGAATTAAAGGAGAGAACGAGACAACTAAATATTGAAAGCCTTTGTCAAGGTAAATGTTTTGCGTTTGTGTCCGTATTGTGTCTGCCCTTTTTAATTTATATCATGACCAATTGAAATAAATCTCTACTAGAGTCCTTTTGCAATACTGTCCTGCCACCTATCCACCTATCCACCACCTATCGTGGTTGGGATCTGGAACCTTAGCCCTACTCTATCCTTGACCTATTTTGATGACTCCTGAGAACGGTTTTAAATCGTGAAACTATGCATGTCTCTTTTAAATTACGAAAGTTAAACATTTTGTCTTTAGTGGTTAGTGTGCCGGAAGATCTTGCCGCCACTCAACGCCGACTGCAGGAGCTTCAAGTTGTTCTCGCTGAAGTGCGGAAATGTCTTCTGGACACGAAGAAACAGCTGCGCGACAGTGAGGCAGAGAATGCGCTGATGAAATCAGGTAGGGTCTTGACCTATTTGCTGATTTGCTTCTTTTAGAATTGTACAGCAACACAAGCAACTTTTTACTGCGTTAAGGCAGATGTGATTATTTATCAACAACTATGGGACAGTTTTGGGACTCCAGATAACGTTCATAACCCATTTACAATGCACTTGCTGTTCTCATTCCAAATGAACAACCCATGTTTGCATAAGCAACAACAGAACATTGACAGCATgcggttgtgtgtgtttgtactaTATGCAGAGTTGGAGACCTTGAAAACCAAACTTGTCCAGAGTCAGCAGGAAAAGAACGAACTAGCCATACTTGCCCAGCAAAGATTGGAACGAATAGAAAACCTCAAGCAGTAGGTCTTGGTATATACCCAAGTTGCTATCAAAGCTTAATTTGCCTCCCTCTTTGTTTCAGGACTATCAGGAGTCGGAACATATCGGAGTTTGACACAGTTGTTGACCTTGCGGTGTCTGATGCAGCACTCAAGGACCAATATGATGATCCAAACGGCGCCACTGAACGCATCACTAAATACCTGATGACTCTGGGCCAACCAGAGGTCTCGTACGTCAGTGATAATGTACACATGGCTGCAGAAAGGGAAGAGAAAACGCCAGATGAAGTGAAAATGACCCAGCGAGAAACACCGCCATCTCGTCCAAATCATTGTGACCAGACACACAGTGAAGGTTTAGCGGTAGTACAATTATCAGAGCAGCAGACGGAAAAAGAGCGTCGGAAAACGTTTGATTCGTTCCTTTCTGAGGGCAAAGTGGATACTCTGACACCTGACTGCAGTATGAGATCAGTGTCGACCTTTGACACCAGAGATGAGGCGGCGTTTCGAGATGGATTGGCAGCTCTGGATGCCAGCATAGCCAGTCTGCAGAAAACAATCAAACGGGATTTATCGGGATGATTGTACCTCAATGGCGTGGTTTACAAGCCtggtttgaatttgtttttatccgTTTTAACGACATAAGATTattaataaaaatgtgtttgactCTGTCTATGAGAATCTGGTTTTACAATCATTGAACACTTGATACACATGTATTTTTTTGAAAAGTTTACTAATTGTATTTTTGATTGTCAGAAATGGTGTGAATATTGAGAAGCAAGTTACAAAAAGGTATACAGTACATCACAATTCAAAGGTAACTGAAGAATGCACAGCGGATCCCGGTCAAAGTCAGACAACCCAATATCTTGCCCCAACATCAAGCGAGGGGATGAAAAACAGAAATACAGGCGTCCCTGCTGCTTGCAGCAAAAACAGTTGCTGGGTTATGGACTTCAAGTAACATCAGGATGCCGCAGATTACAAAGATAACCCTGTATTTCTTCTCTCTCTGATGTAAATACTAACTAGATTTATAAATGATTAATACTCTGGCTCAATAAAGGTTTGGAAACTGTTATATACAACCCAGAGTCAGATGAAGCACCAAGAGGACATTCCCAAAATGTGTCCCAAAAAAGTGAGATCATCATGAACAAATTTCATGCGACAATTTGGGGAACCGAGACAGCCTGTgagaaaatataaaaatgccTTTGATTTAGAATCTGTCGTGGGACAGATGCATGACACCTTCCATATTTTGAAAAGACTTCTGCTTATAGTGGTCTCTGTCAGACAACTCCTCCGCTGTGTCCCCAAAGCCATGATAATGTCCATAAAGTAGGAATTCGCCCCAGTCAGCTTTTAGTAGACTCTTCGATTCTGGTCGATGGGGCACGCAGccgttgggacttccagtcagaTGCAGTGAGCCGCACATATCAGGTGAGTTGCGCTGATCGGATGGCGAACTTCTCTGCTGCCAAGACAGCCGTGTGGAAGCTTCATCACAGTCGGGAATGCTTTTCATTGGTTCGTCGTCAACAGGAGAGGGTGGATGGACACTGCCTGCtggagagggggggaaaaagtgtCAACCAATTCACATGAAGTACAAAACTTCACTACTTTGAACAACAGATATTTGAAGTCAAATGGAACAACGCGTTGACAAATTATGCTCATGGACATATTTTCTTTTGCCTATGTGAAAGTGACTAATTTTCCTGTGTGCAATCCTAGCTGCATTGTCACCACAACCTGCATTTGTGGTCAACTCACCTCCACAGTTGGATTCCATGCTGTCCTCAAGCTCAGAATGCTGCATCTGTGGTAACACTTCTGCAATGCAACAGACGCCATCCGAGTTTACGGGACAAATTCAAGTCCACCGATGCTGCTCTTGATCGCAAAGGGAGTCAATGTTACCTCTCCTTGCCTTCTTCATTTGACCATTCTCAAAAGCAGACTGCAGTCTTTTCCTACACAGCAGACCGGGATCACGGACAGGGCCGTTCCCATTCTTCTCCCCATTGCCATGGAGCTCACCGAGCTGCAACAGGTGCTCCTGCAAGTTGGCTATGAAGCGGAGGCAGTCATCAGAGCCGTGAGTGCGTGCGAGGTCAGCTGCGGTTTGGCCACTGGTGTTCCTTAAGCTGCACAGTGAGAAAAGGCAAGTGACTGCAAAGAAAAATTCCATACAGTCATCTGTACAGTATTGAgtgtgtaaaaaaacaacaactttacagTCTAGTTTCATTTACATTAGGTTTCAATTATGAGCAACCTTTAGCGTCATAGAGCGAGTTCAACCTCCATTGTCTATGCAGACTCAAGCTGCGCTAGTCTTGAGTTCTGCTTAGAGTTATACTTACTGTAGTTTGGCACCTGCTATCAGCAGAACTTGGATACACTCCATGGAGGCTGCTCTGGCAGCTTTATGGATGGGAGCCTCACCTATCAAATCCTGAAAACACAGATGCAAGATGGAAATATTAATCCCCTGCATAAATTGCATGtgaacaaagaaaaaacaatacttaatgTGCTTAGTAATGAACATGTGAATTTTCTGTTCATAGCTCACCTGCCGGTTGACATCTGCACC is a window from the Syngnathus scovelli strain Florida chromosome 2, RoL_Ssco_1.2, whole genome shotgun sequence genome containing:
- the LOC125989315 gene encoding ankyrin repeat domain-containing protein 10 isoform X2; the protein is MSIERDFSSADEALTGMFPIHRACRDGDVGALLSLNQHHSLTTEDSCYGWTPIHWAAHCGQLECVMRLVQMGCNVNMVSTRFNHTPIHTAALGGHTRCVLWLLQAGADVNRQDLIGEAPIHKAARAASMECIQVLLIAGAKLHLRNTSGQTAADLARTHGSDDCLRFIANLQEHLLQLGELHGNGEKNGNGPVRDPGLLCRKRLQSAFENGQMKKARREVLPQMQHSELEDSMESNCGGSVHPPSPVDDEPMKSIPDCDEASTRLSWQQRSSPSDQRNSPDMCGSLHLTGSPNGCVPHRPESKSLLKADWGEFLLYGHYHGFGDTAEELSDRDHYKQKSFQNMEGVMHLSHDRF
- the LOC125989315 gene encoding ankyrin repeat domain-containing protein 10 isoform X1; its protein translation is MSIERDFSSADEALTGMFPIHRACRDGDVGALLSLNQHHSLTTEDSCYGWTPIHWAAHCGQLECVMRLVQMGCNVNMVSTRFNHTPIHTAALGGHTRCVLWLLQAGADVNRQDLIGEAPIHKAARAASMECIQVLLIAGAKLHLRNTSGQTAADLARTHGSDDCLRFIANLQEHLLQLGELHGNGEKNGNGPVRDPGLLCRKRLQSAFENGQMKKARREVLPQMQHSELEDSMESNCGAGSVHPPSPVDDEPMKSIPDCDEASTRLSWQQRSSPSDQRNSPDMCGSLHLTGSPNGCVPHRPESKSLLKADWGEFLLYGHYHGFGDTAEELSDRDHYKQKSFQNMEGVMHLSHDRF
- the ccdc14 gene encoding coiled-coil domain-containing protein 14 isoform X2, which codes for MKFLSNERKCETKGSNFWKGNRWRSQEPHDQIASLHSGLDRCAVLLSGMLQVDKEEPSTKPSKAVNGGAAKPKPSAGLGKKSGKKFPPTTGGSQKEHRSKQVPKAKYPPGTQVGAKKAHPPARQSHLLPSPKESHPPRRSAPNQPLNSVLLSVTQSESAPHSTPPSSQRPHTQTTHQPGGGDHRASFNGKDIDSVPVKDTDIQSETHQSVHNSDKKIDAGQPYDTHARSEEEDIGPGKLRTVQYLLGELKTLIAGKGSIAEKLLSHLELTVSSPQLNSKGSDPEKSADLQALHNLNAQLHKRVEFLNKELKERTRQLNIESLCQVVSVPEDLAATQRRLQELQVVLAEVRKCLLDTKKQLRDSEAENALMKSELETLKTKLVQSQQEKNELAILAQQRLERIENLKQTIRSRNISEFDTVVDLAVSDAALKDQYDDPNGATERITKYLMTLGQPEVSYVSDNVHMAAEREEKTPDEVKMTQRETPPSRPNHCDQTHSEGLAVVQLSEQQTEKERRKTFDSFLSEGKVDTLTPDCSMRSVSTFDTRDEAAFRDGLAALDASIASLQKTIKRDLSG
- the ccdc14 gene encoding coiled-coil domain-containing protein 14 isoform X3; translation: MLQVDKEEPSTKPSKAVNGGAAKPKPSAGLGKKSGKKFPPTTGGSQKEHRSKQVPKAKYPPGTQVGAKKAHPPARQSHLLPSPKESHPPRRSAPNQPLNSVLLSVTQSESAPHSTPPSSQRPHTQTTHQPGGGDHRASFNGKDIDSVPVKDTDIQSETHQSVHNSDKKIDAGQPYDTHARSEEEDIGPGKLRTVQYLLGELKTLIAGKGSIAEKLLSHLELTVSSPQLNSKGSDPEKSADLQALHNLNAQLHKRVEFLNKELKERTRQLNIESLCQVVSVPEDLAATQRRLQELQVVLAEVRKCLLDTKKQLRDSEAENALMKSELETLKTKLVQSQQEKNELAILAQQRLERIENLKQTIRSRNISEFDTVVDLAVSDAALKDQYDDPNGATERITKYLMTLGQPEVSYVSDNVHMAAEREEKTPDEVKMTQRETPPSRPNHCDQTHSEGLAVVQLSEQQTEKERRKTFDSFLSEGKVDTLTPDCSMRSVSTFDTRDEAAFRDGLAALDASIASLQKTIKRDLSG
- the ccdc14 gene encoding coiled-coil domain-containing protein 14 isoform X1; the encoded protein is MKGSVKRKVATSGRVTGGGAKVQQARKRATFPGPEGPTYSLYSTEPHDQIASLHSGLDRCAVLLSGMLQVDKEEPSTKPSKAVNGGAAKPKPSAGLGKKSGKKFPPTTGGSQKEHRSKQVPKAKYPPGTQVGAKKAHPPARQSHLLPSPKESHPPRRSAPNQPLNSVLLSVTQSESAPHSTPPSSQRPHTQTTHQPGGGDHRASFNGKDIDSVPVKDTDIQSETHQSVHNSDKKIDAGQPYDTHARSEEEDIGPGKLRTVQYLLGELKTLIAGKGSIAEKLLSHLELTVSSPQLNSKGSDPEKSADLQALHNLNAQLHKRVEFLNKELKERTRQLNIESLCQVVSVPEDLAATQRRLQELQVVLAEVRKCLLDTKKQLRDSEAENALMKSELETLKTKLVQSQQEKNELAILAQQRLERIENLKQTIRSRNISEFDTVVDLAVSDAALKDQYDDPNGATERITKYLMTLGQPEVSYVSDNVHMAAEREEKTPDEVKMTQRETPPSRPNHCDQTHSEGLAVVQLSEQQTEKERRKTFDSFLSEGKVDTLTPDCSMRSVSTFDTRDEAAFRDGLAALDASIASLQKTIKRDLSG